A section of the Armatimonadota bacterium genome encodes:
- a CDS encoding carboxypeptidase M32, producing MKSSLEILKDRMGDVNALGAAMAIMDWDQQTYMPRGGAEARANHLECLSKMHHEIFIADETRKALEGAKAEASSEDDLALLRVIGRDLDLATKLPSELVARKTKLSAIAHEEWVRARTQDDFESFAPTLEQMFEIVKEEAHHLGFTDHIYDAVTDQYEEGATAADWKKMFEAIKGPQVELVKAIQATGPVDDSRLYGEWDKQKQSQFTELIVSKIGFDFNRGRQDTAPHPFCTGWSVGDIRLTTRYKPYLGSAIFGSLHEAGHGMYEQGSPAAWDLTSLAGGVSLGLHESQSRTWENIVGRSEAFWSHFLPNLTESFPQIADIQLGDFMRMINKVEPSLIRVEADELTYNLHVLVRFEIECAVLEGSLEIKDLPEAWNAKYEEYLGIRPPNNAQGCLQDVHWSMGSIGYFPTYSMGNILSYQIWNALEKEVPLPFELIAKGEFEPILAWLQKNIYSQGRKYIPKDLIKAATGEDMNPKYYLDGLGAKYRKLYSL from the coding sequence ATGAAATCTTCACTTGAGATTTTGAAGGATCGAATGGGCGATGTGAACGCGCTCGGAGCGGCGATGGCGATAATGGACTGGGACCAACAGACCTATATGCCCCGAGGGGGAGCCGAGGCGCGAGCCAATCATTTGGAGTGCCTTTCTAAGATGCACCACGAGATTTTTATCGCTGACGAGACTCGCAAAGCCCTCGAAGGTGCGAAGGCGGAAGCGTCAAGCGAAGACGACCTTGCGCTTCTACGGGTGATCGGGCGAGACCTCGATCTCGCCACCAAGCTCCCTTCTGAACTGGTCGCTCGCAAGACTAAGCTCTCCGCGATCGCGCACGAGGAGTGGGTCCGTGCTCGAACCCAAGATGATTTCGAGAGCTTTGCTCCGACTCTAGAGCAAATGTTCGAGATCGTGAAGGAAGAAGCCCACCATCTCGGGTTCACCGATCACATCTACGACGCCGTCACCGACCAGTACGAGGAAGGTGCAACTGCTGCCGATTGGAAGAAGATGTTCGAGGCCATAAAAGGGCCTCAAGTTGAACTAGTGAAAGCGATTCAGGCCACAGGCCCGGTTGATGACTCTCGTCTATACGGTGAGTGGGACAAACAGAAGCAATCTCAGTTCACCGAATTGATCGTTTCCAAAATTGGATTTGACTTCAACCGCGGACGCCAGGACACCGCTCCGCACCCGTTCTGCACCGGATGGTCCGTCGGCGATATTCGCCTCACAACCCGCTACAAGCCATACCTCGGTTCGGCAATCTTCGGCTCGCTTCACGAAGCAGGACACGGGATGTACGAGCAAGGCTCTCCTGCCGCGTGGGATCTCACTTCGCTCGCCGGAGGGGTCTCACTTGGGCTTCATGAAAGTCAGAGTCGCACTTGGGAAAACATCGTTGGACGTAGCGAAGCCTTCTGGTCACACTTCCTTCCGAACCTCACGGAGTCATTCCCGCAGATCGCTGACATTCAACTCGGCGACTTTATGCGAATGATCAACAAGGTCGAGCCGTCACTCATTCGAGTGGAAGCTGACGAGTTGACTTACAACCTCCACGTTCTCGTGAGATTCGAGATCGAATGTGCGGTTCTCGAAGGCTCCCTGGAGATCAAGGACCTTCCCGAAGCTTGGAACGCGAAGTATGAGGAGTATCTCGGAATTCGCCCGCCAAACAACGCCCAAGGATGTCTGCAAGATGTCCACTGGTCAATGGGTTCCATCGGCTACTTCCCGACTTATTCGATGGGCAACATCCTGAGCTACCAAATCTGGAACGCACTCGAAAAGGAAGTTCCGCTGCCGTTCGAGCTGATCGCAAAGGGCGAATTTGAGCCGATTCTCGCCTGGCTCCAGAAGAACATCTACAGCCAGGGACGAAAGTACATACCGAAGGACCTCATCAAAGCTGCTACTGGCGAGGACATGAACCCCAAGTACTACTTGGACGGCCTCGGCGCGAAGTATCGAAAGCTGTACAGCCTGTAA
- a CDS encoding DUF2089 domain-containing protein produces MERNRMHRIPHKDPVSGGELYISELTSEETGITIRGNFEIPRYAKLDTEMLDFLEVFLRCRGMLNGVERELGISYPTARARLDTLLGALNLSPIEARERSDKNADKRKKILEQLEKGEITADEAKKKLGVLS; encoded by the coding sequence ATGGAGCGAAATCGAATGCACAGAATTCCTCACAAGGATCCGGTGAGCGGCGGCGAGCTGTACATCAGTGAGCTGACCAGCGAGGAAACGGGAATCACGATCCGAGGGAACTTCGAAATTCCGCGTTACGCAAAGCTCGATACCGAGATGCTGGACTTTCTTGAAGTCTTCTTGCGATGCCGAGGAATGCTAAACGGCGTGGAGCGTGAGCTGGGAATCAGTTACCCAACCGCCCGAGCGAGGCTCGATACTCTCCTCGGTGCCCTGAACTTAAGCCCTATTGAGGCTCGAGAGCGCAGCGACAAGAACGCTGACAAGCGTAAGAAGATTTTGGAACAGCTTGAAAAAGGCGAAATCACCGCCGACGAAGCGAAAAAGAAACTGGGGGTTTTGAGTTGA